CCGCGACACGCACATCGCCGCGGCGATGGGCGGTGCGATGCGGCGTCCGGCCGGGCCCAGCGCGCCGTAGGCCACCGCTGCCGCGGCCGCCGCCGCGGCGTGCGAGCTGGGGAAGGAGTGGCCGGCCGGGGTGCGGACGAGGGGCTCGCCGCAGGGCAGTTGGGGGCGGGGACGGCGCACGGCCCGTTTGAGCCCCATGCTGGCCAGATGCGCCGCGGCGACCAGGGCCATGGCGCGCAGCCAGGCCCCGCGGCGCTGGTGGTCGGACGCCGCGCCCGCGAGCCCGGCGGCGACCCAGAACACGCCGTGCTCGCCGGCGTGGGAGAGCGCTCGGGCGGCCGCGGCGATGTGGGGTTGCCGGCCGCAGTCGCGCAACGCCGCCAGCAGCAGCCGGTCGGCGGCCGCGCAGTTGACGTATCTCATCTGCCACCCCTTCTCATGAGCCAGGGGCGACTCTGGTCGGCGGACCGGCCGACTTTCGCGACATTCTTAGATGACACTCATTCAATCACCCATTCGGCGAGTCCAGTGAGGCAGCACCAAATTGGGGCATACGCGGCGATACGGTCGGCCTCATGGCCGCCGACACCAGCCGCAGCACCGACGCCACGGCCTCTTCCGTCGCCTCTCCCTCTAGGAGCACCGGTCCATGAAAGACGCCTTCGGCTCCCCGCAGTCCCTGCTCGTCCTCGGCGGCACGTCGGAGATCGGGCTGGCGACCGCCCGGCGGCTCATCGCCCGCCGCACCCGCACGGTCTGGCTTGCGGGCCGCGACGAGCCGTCCATCGACGACGCGGCAGCCGGGCTCCGTGCGCTCGGGCCCGACGTCCGTACCGTCACCTTCGACGCCCTGGACCCCCGCTCCCACGAGGAGGTGCTGGGCAAGGTCTTCGCGGAGGGCGACATCGACATGGTGCTGCTCGCCTTCGGCGTACTCGGAGACCAGGCGAACGACGAGTCCGATCCCCCGGCAGCCGTGCGCGTCGCCCAGACCAACTACACCGGGGCCCTCTCGGCCGGTCTGGTGTGCGCGGCGGCACTGCAGCAGCAGGGGCACGGCTCGCTGGTGGTGCTCTCCTCCGTCGCGGGCGAACGCGCCCGCCGCGCGGACTTCATCTACGGATCGAGCAAGGCCGGCCTGGACGCCTTCGCGCAGGGCCTGGGCGACGCGATGCACGGGACGGGTGTGCACGTGATGGTCGTACGCCCCGGATTCGTGCGGACGAAAATGACGGCCGGGCTGCCCGCAACGCCGCTCGCCACCACCCCCGGGGCGGTCGCCGCGGCCATTGAGCTCGGTCTGCGGCGCAGGTCGGAGACGGTGTGGGTGCCGGGAGCGCTGCGCCTGGTGATGTCGGGGCTGCGACATCTGCCGCGTCCGCTGTTCCGCAGACTGCCGCTCTGAGGGGCGGCAGGGCTCAGGAGGTGGCGGCGGGTTCGTCCACCGGGGCGCCCTGGGAAGGGACAGCCGCGATGCCGCCCCCGAAGGCGTACTCGTGCAGCTTGCGCCATACGCCGTCCGCGCCCTGCTCGTAGAGCGCGAAGGAGCCGCAGGTCCACGCCGCCTCGTACTCCGACAGCTCCTCGTAGGCCCGGTCCATCGCCTCCTCGGCGATGCCGTGCGCCACGGTCACATGCGGGTGGTACGGAAAGTGCAGCTCACGCACCAGCGGCCCGGAGGCGTCCCGCACCCGCTTCTGCAGCCACGAGCAGGCGGCCGCGCCCTCGACGACCTGGACGAAGACGACCGGCGAGAGCGGACGGAATGTTCCGGTGCCGGACAGCCGCATCGGGAACGGGCGCCCGGTCGTCGCGACCGCGGCGAGATGCGCCTCGATGGCGGGCAGCGCCTCGGCGTCGACCTCGGTGGGCGGGAGGAGGGTGACGTGCGTGGGGATGCCGTGCGCGGCGGGATCCCCGAAGCCCGCGCGCTGCTCCTGGAGCAGGCTGCCATAGGGCTCCGGGACCGCGATCGAAACGCCGAGCGTTACGGTCCCCACGTCGTTCTCCTCAGTCGTCGGTTGTTGGGTGTGCAGCCGCCAGTGTGGCGGCTGCACCCTCGGTGTGGCCAGAGGCCCAGGACACAGTGCTGATTCGGTGATGAACCGGTACGCAACTGTGCGTACTCAGTGCTTCGCCGGCAGGAACCCCACCTTGTCGAATGCCGAGGCCAGGGTCTCGGCGGCCACCGCGCGGGCCTTCTCCGCGCCCTTGGCCAGGATCGAGTCCAGCGTCTCGGGGTCGTCCAGATATTCCTGCGTACGGGTACGGAACGGAGTGACGAAATCCACCATGATCTCGGCGAGGTCCGTCTTCAGCGCCCCGTACATCTTGCCCTCGTACTCCGCCTCCAGCTCGGCGATGGTCTTGCCGGTGAGGGTGGAGTGAATGGTCAGCAGGTTGGAGACGCCCGGCTTCCCGACGGGGTCGAAGCGAATGACGGTGTCGGTGTCCGTGACCGCGCTCTTGACCTTCTTGGCGGTTGCCTTCGGCTCGTCGAGCAGGTTGATCAGGCCCTTGGGCGTGGAGGCCGACTTGCTCATCTTGATCGACGGGTCCTGGAGGTCGTAGATCTTCGCGACCTCCTTGACGATGTGCGGCGCCGGGATGGTGAAGGTCTCACCGAAGCGGGCGTTGAAGCGCTCGGCGAGGTCACGGGTGAGCTCGATGTGCTGGCGCTGATCCTCACCGACCGGGACGGCGTTGGCCTGGTAGAGGAGGATGTCCGCAACCTGCAGGATCGGGTACGTGAACAGGCCGACGGTGGCGCGGTCGGTGCCCTGCTTGGCGGACTTGTCCTTGAACTGCGTCATCCGGGAGGCCTCGCCGAAGCCGGTGAGGCAGTTCATGATCCAGCCGAGCTGCGCGTGCTCGGGGACATGGCTCTGGATGAAGAGCGTGCAGCGCTCGGGGTCGAGACCGGCGGCCAGCAGCTGGGCGGCGGCGAGCCGGGTGTTGGCGCGCAGCTCGGCCGGGTCCTGCGGCACGGTGATCGCGTGCAGGTCCACGACCATGTAGAACGCGTCGTGGGTCTCTTGCAGCGCCACGTACTGGCGGATGGCACCGAGGTAGTTCCCGAGGTGGAACGAGCCTGCGGTGGGCTGGATACCGGAGAGCGCGCGGGGTCGGTCTGAGGCCATGCTCATCATTCTCTCAGGTGTGGACCCGGTCTCCGGTCGCCGGTGTATCCCTGGCTGCTGCGGATCGCGGTCGATGAGACGAGGAACACAGCGCGCCGGTGTGCGGCCGCCCGCCGTTCGGTCGGGGGCGGCCGCACACGCAAGGACCTACTGGGCGATCAGCCCCGGCGCCGGGAACGCCGCCATCAGCTCGGCCACCTCCGCGCGGATCACCGCCAGTGCGTCCTCGTCCCCCGCACCGGCCGCCGTCACACCCCGGTCGATCCACTCGGCGACGGCGGCCATGTGCTGCGTACCGAGACCGCGGGAGGTGAGCGAGGGGGTGCCGATGCGGACGCCGGAAGGGTCGAAGGGCTTCCTCGGGTCGTACGGGACGGTGTTGTAGTTGACGACGATCCCGGCCCGGTCGAGCGCCTTGGCCGCCACCTTGCCGGGGACGTCCTTGGGGGTGAGGTCCATCAGGATCAGGTGGTTGTCGGTGCCGCCGGAGACCAGGTCGAAGCCGCGGGCGAGCAGTTCGTCGGCGAGGGCCCTGGCGTTGGCGACGACCGCGCGGGCGTAGTCGCGGAAGGACGGCTGGGCCGCCTCGTGGAGGGCGACCGCGATGGCGGCGGTGGTCTGGTTGTGCGGGCCGCCCTGGAGGCCGGGGAAGACCGCCTTGTCGAGAGCCTTCGCGTGCTCCTCGCGGGACATCAGCATGGCGCCGCGGGGCCCGCGCAGGGTCTTGTGGGTGGTCGTGGAGATCACGTCCGCGTGCGGGACGGGTGAGGGGTGCGCGCCGCCCGCGATCAGTCCGGCGATATGGGCGACATCGGCGACCAGGACGGCGCCGGACTCCCGGGCGATCTCGGCGAAGGCCGGGAAGTCGATGGTGCGGGGCAGCGCGGTACCGCCACAGAAAATGATCTTCGGGCGTTCCTTGAGGGCGAGTTCGCGCACCTCGTCGAAGTCGATGAGGCCCGTGTCCTGGCGTACGCCGTACTGGACGCCCTGGAACCAGCGGCCGGTGGCAGAGACGCCCCAGCCGTGGGTGAGGTGGCCGCCCATGGGCAGGGCCATGCCCATCACGGTGTCACCGGGCTCGGCGAAGGCGAGATAGACGGCGAGGTTGGCCGGGGAGCCGGAGTAGGGCTGGACGTTGGCGTGCTCGACACCGAAGAGGGCCTTGGCGCGGTCGATGGCGAGCCGTTCGATCTTGTCGATGTTCTGCTGGCCCTCGTAGTAGCGACGGCCCGGGTAGCCCTCGCTGTACTTGTTCTGCAGGACAGTGCCGGAGGCTTCCAGGACGGCGCGGGACACATAGTTCTCGCTGGGAATGAGGCGGAGAGTGTCGGCCTGAAGTTGTTCCTCGGCTCCGACGAGTGCGGCCAGTTCGGGGTCCGTGGCGGAGAGTGCGGGGTGCGGCAGGGGAAGAGTCATGCTGTCCTCCGGGGCGATCCGTCTTCGGTCGGGGTCCCGGGGTGCGCTCGGGGTCCCTGGCCAGAGGCGGGTCACCCATGGCAAGGGGCGTGCGGCACCACACGGGAACGTGTCCCGGGGCACCCAGGCGGGCGGCACCTCGTGTGATCTTCCGCGCGCGGTTCCCTCGGGGTCACTTCCCCGTACGCCAGTCGCCGTGCGTACTCTCCAGCCTAGCGGCCGAGCCCCACAGGAAGGTTTCTTCGTCCACCATGCGAGTGACGATAGAAACAGGGGCACACCCCGCCCCACGCCGGATGCCTTGTCACAACGTGAACGGAGATCCCGTGTCTGCATCGGAGAGCGCCATCGCCTCTGCGGAGGCTCACAGCGCGCACAACTACCACCCGCTCCCCGTGGTCGTCGCCTCGGCGGACGGCGCGTGGATGACAGATGTCGAGGGGCGCCGCTACCTCGACATGCTTGCCGGGTACTCGGCGCTCAACTTCGGCCACGGAAACCGCCGACTCATCGACGCCGCCAAGGCGCAGCTGGAGCGAGTCACGCTCACCTCCCGCGCGTTCTACCACGACCGGTTCGCCGACTTCTGTACGCAGCTCGCCGAGTTGTGCGGCATGGAGATGGTGCTGCCGATGAACACCGGGGCGGAGGCGGTGGAGACCGCTGTGAAGACCGCCCGGAAGTGGGGTTACAAGGTCAAGGGTGTCCCGCAGAACCAGGCGAAGATCGTCGTCGCCGCCAACAACTTCCACGGCCGGACGACCACCATCATCAGCTTCTCCACGGACCATGAGGCGCGCGCGGACTTCGGTCCCTACACGCCGGGCTTCGAGATCGTTCCGTACGGGGACCTGACCGCGCTCGAGAGGGCGATGAGCGCGAACACCGTGGCTGTACTGCTGGAGCCGATCCAGGGCGAGGCCGGCGTGCTGGTGCCGCCGGCCGGGTACCTGCCGCGGGTCCGGGAGCTGACCCGCGAGCGGAACGTGCTCTTCATCGCGGACGAGATCCAGTCGGGCCTCGGGCGTACCGGCAAGACCTTCGCCTGCGAGCACGAGGACGTCGTGCCCGACATGTATGTGCTGGGCAAGGCGCTCGGCGGGGGTGTCGTGCCCGTGTCGGCGGTCGTCTCCTCCAGCGAGGTGCTCGGCGTCTACCGTCCCGGCGAGCACGGCTCGACGTTCGGCGGCAATCCGCTGGCCTGTGCGGTGGCGCTCGAGGTGATCGCGATGCTGCGCACCGGCGAGTTCCAGGAGCGCGCCACCGAGCTCGGCGAGCATCTCCACCACGAGCTGGGCCTGTTGACGGGCGGCGGCGCGGTGGAGGCCGTACGCGGCCGCGGGCTCTGGGCGGGCGTCGACATCGTGCCGAGTCATGGCACCGGCCGGGAGATCTCCGAGAAGCTGATGGACCGCGGGGTCCTGGTCAAGGACACCCACGGCTCGACGATCCGGATCGCGCCGCCTCTGGTGATCAGCAAGGAGGACCTGGACTGGGGCCTGGACCAGCTCAGGGCCGTTCTGAGCGCGTAGGCGGTACGTCGTAGGGGCCCGCCGGGGTCAGAGGATGACGTGGGGCAGGAAGTGGGCGCGCTCGTCGTGACCGGCCCCGCCGATTCCCTGATCCCGAGCCCCGCGGCCTCGTCCTCGACGACCCATGCGCCGAGCACCACGCGGTTGCCGTCGAAGTCCGGCAGCGGGGCCAGTTCCTGGTAGCAGCACGGTCGTCGCGCCGTACGGGACCGGCGCCCGGTTCGTGGATTCGTGACCCCCGCGCCCTCGCGGCCGAGCAGCGGTTCGGCCACACAGCCCCGCTCGGCCGCGAGTTCGCGCGGCCCGTCGAGTGGCCGCCTCGCGCCTGCGGGAACCCGGTCCGCCGACCGTCCTCCCCTACAGTCGCTTTTGTGCTCTTGGGGATGATCTGCGCGCTCGGTTCAGCGGTCTGCTACGGCACGGCCTCGGTTCTCCAGGCGATGGCCGCCCGCGCCGCCGAGCCGGGCACCGGCTCGGGGGTCGACCCGGGGCTGCTGCTGCGCTCGCTGCGCCAGTGGCGGTACATCGCCGGACTCGGCCTGGACGGTCTGGGTTTCGTTCTCCA
This window of the Streptomyces sp. SLBN-118 genome carries:
- the trpS gene encoding tryptophan--tRNA ligase; protein product: MASDRPRALSGIQPTAGSFHLGNYLGAIRQYVALQETHDAFYMVVDLHAITVPQDPAELRANTRLAAAQLLAAGLDPERCTLFIQSHVPEHAQLGWIMNCLTGFGEASRMTQFKDKSAKQGTDRATVGLFTYPILQVADILLYQANAVPVGEDQRQHIELTRDLAERFNARFGETFTIPAPHIVKEVAKIYDLQDPSIKMSKSASTPKGLINLLDEPKATAKKVKSAVTDTDTVIRFDPVGKPGVSNLLTIHSTLTGKTIAELEAEYEGKMYGALKTDLAEIMVDFVTPFRTRTQEYLDDPETLDSILAKGAEKARAVAAETLASAFDKVGFLPAKH
- a CDS encoding decaprenylphospho-beta-D-erythro-pentofuranosid-2-ulose 2-reductase, coding for MKDAFGSPQSLLVLGGTSEIGLATARRLIARRTRTVWLAGRDEPSIDDAAAGLRALGPDVRTVTFDALDPRSHEEVLGKVFAEGDIDMVLLAFGVLGDQANDESDPPAAVRVAQTNYTGALSAGLVCAAALQQQGHGSLVVLSSVAGERARRADFIYGSSKAGLDAFAQGLGDAMHGTGVHVMVVRPGFVRTKMTAGLPATPLATTPGAVAAAIELGLRRRSETVWVPGALRLVMSGLRHLPRPLFRRLPL
- the glyA gene encoding serine hydroxymethyltransferase gives rise to the protein MTLPLPHPALSATDPELAALVGAEEQLQADTLRLIPSENYVSRAVLEASGTVLQNKYSEGYPGRRYYEGQQNIDKIERLAIDRAKALFGVEHANVQPYSGSPANLAVYLAFAEPGDTVMGMALPMGGHLTHGWGVSATGRWFQGVQYGVRQDTGLIDFDEVRELALKERPKIIFCGGTALPRTIDFPAFAEIARESGAVLVADVAHIAGLIAGGAHPSPVPHADVISTTTHKTLRGPRGAMLMSREEHAKALDKAVFPGLQGGPHNQTTAAIAVALHEAAQPSFRDYARAVVANARALADELLARGFDLVSGGTDNHLILMDLTPKDVPGKVAAKALDRAGIVVNYNTVPYDPRKPFDPSGVRIGTPSLTSRGLGTQHMAAVAEWIDRGVTAAGAGDEDALAVIRAEVAELMAAFPAPGLIAQ
- the rocD gene encoding ornithine--oxo-acid transaminase, translating into MPCHNVNGDPVSASESAIASAEAHSAHNYHPLPVVVASADGAWMTDVEGRRYLDMLAGYSALNFGHGNRRLIDAAKAQLERVTLTSRAFYHDRFADFCTQLAELCGMEMVLPMNTGAEAVETAVKTARKWGYKVKGVPQNQAKIVVAANNFHGRTTTIISFSTDHEARADFGPYTPGFEIVPYGDLTALERAMSANTVAVLLEPIQGEAGVLVPPAGYLPRVRELTRERNVLFIADEIQSGLGRTGKTFACEHEDVVPDMYVLGKALGGGVVPVSAVVSSSEVLGVYRPGEHGSTFGGNPLACAVALEVIAMLRTGEFQERATELGEHLHHELGLLTGGGAVEAVRGRGLWAGVDIVPSHGTGREISEKLMDRGVLVKDTHGSTIRIAPPLVISKEDLDWGLDQLRAVLSA
- a CDS encoding 2'-5' RNA ligase family protein gives rise to the protein MGTVTLGVSIAVPEPYGSLLQEQRAGFGDPAAHGIPTHVTLLPPTEVDAEALPAIEAHLAAVATTGRPFPMRLSGTGTFRPLSPVVFVQVVEGAAACSWLQKRVRDASGPLVRELHFPYHPHVTVAHGIAEEAMDRAYEELSEYEAAWTCGSFALYEQGADGVWRKLHEYAFGGGIAAVPSQGAPVDEPAATS
- a CDS encoding phosphatase PAP2 family protein, giving the protein MRYVNCAAADRLLLAALRDCGRQPHIAAAARALSHAGEHGVFWVAAGLAGAASDHQRRGAWLRAMALVAAAHLASMGLKRAVRRPRPQLPCGEPLVRTPAGHSFPSSHAAAAAAAAVAYGALGPAGRRIAPPIAAAMCVSRLVVGVHYPTDVAAGAALGGLAARLGARWSLAGSGPEPVRRVRTRGRHD